From Paenibacillus thermoaerophilus, one genomic window encodes:
- a CDS encoding PspA/IM30 family protein produces the protein MSIFKRLRDLTLANIYSLIEKAEDPVKLTDQYLRDMQEDLEEAEKAVAAQIALEKKFKQLYEEQAALVKKREEQAHLAVQAQNLDLARRALEEKKAAEAKMNDYLASYEKNKAAADNLREKLDEMRKQITELKNRRETLAARVNAAKAQKTINKAMTGLDSSSALAGLNRMEEKARQLEAEAEASGEIYKKEKSLDDEFAALSKDKDIEEELAALIKKYER, from the coding sequence ATGAGCATCTTCAAAAGGCTTCGCGACCTGACTCTGGCGAACATTTACAGCCTGATCGAAAAGGCGGAGGACCCGGTCAAACTGACGGATCAATATCTCCGGGATATGCAGGAAGACCTGGAAGAAGCCGAAAAAGCGGTAGCGGCGCAAATCGCCCTCGAGAAAAAATTCAAGCAGTTGTACGAGGAGCAAGCCGCTCTGGTGAAGAAGCGGGAAGAGCAAGCGCATCTGGCCGTGCAGGCGCAAAATCTCGACCTGGCCCGCCGCGCGCTGGAGGAGAAGAAAGCCGCCGAGGCGAAGATGAACGATTACCTCGCCTCTTACGAGAAAAACAAGGCCGCCGCGGACAATCTGCGCGAGAAGCTCGACGAGATGCGCAAACAGATCACGGAGCTGAAAAACCGCCGAGAGACGCTGGCCGCCCGCGTCAACGCCGCCAAAGCGCAAAAAACGATCAACAAAGCGATGACGGGCCTGGATTCGAGCAGCGCGCTCGCCGGATTGAACCGGATGGAGGAGAAGGCGCGCCAACTGGAGGCCGAAGCCGAAGCGAGCGGCGAAATTTACAAGAAGGAGAAATCGCTCGACGACGAGTTTGCGGCACTCTCCAAAGACAAAGACATCGAGGAAGAACTCGCCGCCCTGATTAAAAAATACGAGAGATGA
- a CDS encoding sugar phosphate isomerase/epimerase family protein — MKLGIISSPTAEGIRKAAARGLEFVEFCINVDQDVDAFERSLPELEQACRETGVAVGSVGRWGSDRIGENGVNEEEFAISCRLVDAAARLGCGVFVTGVNYVEGISLYDNYRHAIAYLERLIQYASGRGVRVAVYNCRWNNFIVGDEQWRVVLGHLPELGIKYDPSHAIYDGADYLKEMRDWGERFYHVHIKGSVRIGGERFDDPPAGLDQTDWGTFMAVLYAKGYAGGLSIEPHSRTWTGELGDRGIDFTIRYMKRLLFRD; from the coding sequence ATGAAATTGGGAATCATCTCGAGCCCGACGGCCGAAGGCATTCGGAAAGCGGCGGCCCGCGGACTGGAGTTCGTGGAGTTCTGCATCAATGTGGATCAGGACGTGGACGCTTTCGAGCGCAGCCTGCCGGAGCTGGAGCAGGCGTGCCGGGAGACGGGAGTCGCCGTCGGATCGGTCGGCCGTTGGGGATCGGACCGGATCGGCGAAAACGGCGTCAACGAGGAGGAGTTCGCCATCTCCTGCCGGCTGGTGGATGCGGCCGCGCGTCTGGGCTGCGGCGTGTTCGTAACCGGCGTCAACTACGTCGAAGGCATCAGCCTGTACGACAACTACCGGCACGCGATCGCTTACCTGGAGCGGCTGATCCAATACGCTTCCGGACGCGGCGTTCGCGTCGCCGTCTACAACTGCCGCTGGAACAACTTTATTGTCGGCGACGAGCAGTGGCGGGTTGTGCTCGGCCATCTGCCGGAGCTGGGCATCAAGTACGATCCGTCGCATGCGATCTATGACGGTGCCGATTATTTGAAGGAGATGCGGGACTGGGGCGAACGGTTCTACCACGTTCATATCAAAGGCTCCGTCCGCATCGGCGGCGAACGGTTCGACGATCCGCCTGCCGGGCTGGACCAGACCGATTGGGGCACGTTTATGGCGGTGCTGTACGCCAAAGGCTATGCCGGCGGCCTGAGCATCGAGCCGCATTCCCGGACGTGGACCGGCGAGCTGGGCGACCGCGGGATCGACTTCACGATCCGTTACATGAAGCGGCTGCTGTTCCGCGACTGA
- a CDS encoding Gfo/Idh/MocA family protein gives MSKLKIGVIGCGGIAFGKHLPSLSKLEDVELVAFCDIELDRAERAKKEYGAEGARAFTDYRELLAISEIDVVHVCTPNDSHAEITIAALEAGKHVNCEKPMAKTAEGARAMQAAAERTGKLLTISYQNRFRADSQHLKKLVERGDLGEIYYAKAHAIRRRAVPTWGVFLDEDKQGGGPLIDIGTHALDLALWLMDNYEPKVVLGRAFKKLSQRENAANAWGPWDPKKFTVEDSAFGMIVMKNGAVIQLESSWAINLVDSAEAKVTLCGTEAGADMADGLRINGEDMGKLYTNKIELDGKGVAFYDAKGDDPALNEMRQWIDAVRGGGTPVVTPKQALVVSEILEAIYESSLKGEAVSFI, from the coding sequence ATGTCCAAGCTGAAAATCGGCGTAATCGGCTGCGGAGGCATCGCTTTCGGCAAGCATTTGCCGAGCCTGTCCAAACTGGAGGACGTGGAGCTGGTCGCGTTCTGCGACATCGAGCTCGACCGGGCCGAGCGGGCCAAAAAAGAATACGGAGCCGAAGGCGCGAGGGCCTTCACGGACTACCGCGAGCTGCTCGCGATCTCCGAGATCGACGTCGTGCACGTCTGCACGCCGAACGACTCCCATGCGGAAATTACCATCGCCGCTCTTGAGGCGGGCAAGCATGTCAACTGCGAGAAGCCGATGGCCAAAACGGCGGAGGGCGCGAGAGCGATGCAGGCGGCCGCGGAGCGGACAGGCAAGCTGCTGACCATCTCGTATCAGAACCGGTTCCGCGCCGACAGCCAGCATCTCAAAAAACTGGTCGAACGCGGCGATCTCGGCGAGATCTATTACGCCAAGGCGCATGCGATCCGCCGCCGCGCGGTGCCGACCTGGGGCGTTTTCCTTGACGAGGACAAGCAGGGCGGCGGCCCGCTGATCGACATCGGCACCCATGCGCTGGATCTGGCGCTTTGGCTGATGGACAACTACGAGCCGAAGGTCGTGCTCGGCCGCGCGTTCAAGAAGCTGTCCCAGCGCGAGAACGCGGCGAACGCCTGGGGGCCGTGGGACCCGAAGAAGTTCACCGTCGAAGATTCGGCGTTCGGCATGATCGTGATGAAGAACGGCGCCGTCATCCAGCTTGAATCGAGCTGGGCGATCAATCTGGTGGATTCCGCCGAAGCGAAGGTGACGCTGTGCGGCACGGAAGCGGGCGCCGACATGGCGGACGGCCTCCGCATCAACGGCGAGGACATGGGCAAGCTCTACACGAACAAGATCGAACTGGACGGCAAAGGCGTCGCATTCTACGACGCGAAGGGCGACGATCCGGCGCTGAACGAGATGCGCCAATGGATCGACGCCGTACGCGGCGGCGGCACGCCCGTCGTCACGCCGAAGCAGGCGCTGGTCGTATCGGAGATTCTGGAAGCGATCTATGAGTCTTCGCTTAAAGGCGAAGCGGTTTCGTTCATCTGA
- a CDS encoding helix-turn-helix domain-containing protein: protein MEHYNEQVLYENPLLSLKVFSSLREKLGDGRWHYHRELEMLAVQAGKMEVFTDDGNAVLQSGDVMLIGANQLHRDISHPGTSVVVLQIELKKFLDMSLIPYLHLFTEAKQPLSRLNYMFLEQPDTRAEVHRAVVGVHREWSRKEDGYEIAIAVLIKQILLTLIRRDDRKLLNASGSADIIRLQPALDYVESHIDGRVQVEDACRTVNLSYYYFVKYFKKVMGLSFSDYVNMKKIKRAERLLLTRDMNVADIGEAIGMPNMAHFYKMFRKYNKCSPNEFRRRMTGR, encoded by the coding sequence ATGGAACATTACAACGAACAGGTGCTGTATGAAAACCCATTGCTGTCCTTGAAGGTGTTTTCGTCTCTTCGCGAGAAGCTGGGGGACGGACGCTGGCATTATCATCGCGAGCTGGAGATGCTGGCGGTGCAAGCCGGCAAGATGGAAGTGTTCACCGACGACGGCAACGCCGTTCTGCAGAGCGGCGACGTCATGCTCATCGGGGCGAACCAGCTCCACCGCGACATCTCCCATCCGGGCACGTCCGTCGTGGTGCTGCAGATCGAACTGAAAAAATTTCTCGATATGAGCCTGATCCCGTATCTGCATCTGTTCACGGAAGCGAAGCAGCCGCTGAGCCGCCTCAACTACATGTTCCTGGAGCAGCCCGACACCCGCGCCGAGGTGCACAGGGCGGTCGTCGGCGTCCATCGGGAATGGTCTCGCAAGGAGGACGGGTACGAGATCGCCATCGCCGTCCTCATCAAACAAATCCTGCTGACGCTGATCCGCCGGGACGACCGGAAGCTGCTGAACGCTTCGGGTTCGGCCGACATCATCCGCCTGCAGCCGGCGCTCGACTACGTCGAATCCCATATCGACGGGCGCGTCCAGGTGGAGGACGCGTGCCGCACCGTCAATTTAAGCTATTATTATTTCGTGAAATATTTCAAAAAAGTGATGGGCCTCTCGTTCTCCGATTACGTCAATATGAAAAAAATCAAACGCGCCGAGCGTCTTCTTCTCACCCGGGACATGAACGTGGCCGACATCGGCGAAGCGATCGGCATGCCGAACATGGCGCATTTCTACAAGATGTTCCGCAAATACAACAAATGCTCGCCCAACGAATTTCGCCGCCGCATGACCGGCCGCTGA
- a CDS encoding response regulator transcription factor, whose translation MAQNILVIEDEHTLARLLSYNLSQEGYVTKVVDHGAEGLQEALAHPYDLIILDIMLPGMNGFEVLSKLRQKGCRTPVIILTARNAEEEIVQGLKYGADDYITKPFGVAELLARVSAVLRRAAPSEHSPESEANDDKVIAIGDLRIYPEKYEVVLNGQPIPLRPKEFEVLLYLVQRPGVVVTRDDLMNIVWGFDYVGGQRTVDVHVSSLRKKLEMSQQTVQIDSIRGVGYKLVVQGAGKKR comes from the coding sequence GTGGCACAAAATATATTGGTCATCGAAGACGAGCATACGCTTGCGAGGCTGTTGTCATACAATCTGTCGCAGGAAGGCTATGTGACGAAGGTTGTCGATCACGGCGCGGAGGGGCTCCAGGAAGCGCTGGCGCATCCGTACGACCTGATCATTCTGGATATCATGCTGCCCGGCATGAACGGATTCGAGGTGTTGTCCAAGCTCCGGCAAAAAGGCTGCCGCACGCCGGTCATTATCCTCACGGCGCGCAACGCCGAGGAGGAGATCGTCCAAGGGCTCAAGTACGGCGCGGACGATTACATCACGAAGCCGTTCGGCGTGGCGGAGCTGCTCGCGCGGGTATCGGCGGTGCTGCGCAGGGCGGCGCCTTCCGAGCATTCGCCCGAGTCGGAGGCGAACGACGACAAGGTGATCGCGATCGGCGATTTGCGGATCTACCCCGAAAAGTATGAAGTGGTTCTGAACGGCCAGCCGATCCCGCTGCGCCCCAAGGAATTCGAAGTGCTGCTGTATCTCGTGCAGCGTCCGGGCGTCGTGGTCACGCGCGACGATCTGATGAACATCGTCTGGGGCTTCGATTATGTCGGGGGCCAGCGCACGGTGGACGTCCACGTCAGCTCGCTGCGCAAAAAGCTGGAGATGAGCCAGCAGACCGTGCAGATCGATTCGATCCGCGGCGTCGGGTACAAGCTCGTCGTGCAGGGCGCAGGGAAAAAAAGATAA
- the pnpS gene encoding two-component system histidine kinase PnpS: MLFLLLIGCSVLAAGIFTAKILENAHLKELRQNMEREIAIIQSLADWQTELHKPDPRRYFSDLAEYLERTAQARVTFVATDGRVLGDSEYDAQQMDNHLNREEIVMARERGSGYSIRFSETVNTKMLYVAQPLKREGSNEIEGYVRLSMSLAHVDETVRELWLGLIGGLVLLFAAAALVSYRVSLGLTRPLEKITDVANQIKQMNYKSRVHIGNKDEIGQLGHAINTMAESLQAQMQRIQEEESRLKSLLENMISGLLMIDREGKVELMNRSAEEMLGVSAKELLGKPFREYGQHRELVEMSDRGWDLGEPVREELHLFYPQERIVEAHIVPIPGNDGTGAGAGLLIVLHDITAIRKLEKMRSEFVANVSHELKTPLAAVKGFAETLLAGAMDDRETARSFLQIIYDESERLNRLIGDILDLSKIESKRVQMRFSPVHLDSFVEKMLDMMRSAAEEKKIALVSNTGHDLYVEADEDRLQQILLNLISNGINYTQEGGRVTVSVEPAGEAEADGEYERIRITVEDTGIGIPKKDLPRIFERFYRVDKARSRSSGGTGLGLSIVKHLVDLHHGTIRVESELGVGSKFIIELPVVHA, encoded by the coding sequence ATGCTGTTCCTGCTCTTGATCGGCTGTTCGGTGCTCGCCGCCGGCATTTTTACCGCCAAAATTTTGGAGAATGCCCATCTCAAAGAGCTGCGGCAAAATATGGAGCGCGAGATCGCGATCATCCAATCGCTGGCGGATTGGCAGACGGAACTGCATAAGCCGGACCCCCGCCGTTATTTCTCCGATTTGGCCGAATATCTGGAACGAACGGCCCAGGCCCGCGTCACCTTCGTCGCGACGGACGGACGCGTGCTGGGCGATTCGGAATACGACGCGCAGCAGATGGACAATCATCTGAATCGGGAAGAAATCGTGATGGCGCGGGAGCGGGGAAGCGGTTATTCGATCCGGTTCAGCGAGACGGTTAATACGAAGATGCTGTACGTCGCCCAACCGCTCAAGCGGGAAGGCTCGAACGAGATCGAAGGTTACGTGCGGCTCTCGATGAGCCTCGCCCATGTGGACGAGACGGTCCGCGAGCTTTGGCTCGGCCTGATCGGCGGGCTGGTGCTGCTGTTTGCGGCCGCCGCGCTGGTCAGCTACCGCGTGTCGCTGGGGCTGACCCGTCCGCTGGAGAAAATTACGGACGTCGCCAACCAGATCAAGCAGATGAACTACAAATCCCGCGTGCACATCGGCAACAAGGACGAGATCGGCCAGCTCGGCCACGCGATCAATACGATGGCGGAGAGCCTCCAGGCGCAGATGCAGCGGATCCAGGAGGAAGAGAGCCGCCTGAAAAGCCTGCTGGAGAACATGATCAGCGGGCTGCTCATGATCGATCGGGAGGGCAAGGTCGAGCTGATGAACCGTTCGGCGGAGGAGATGCTTGGCGTCTCGGCGAAGGAACTGCTGGGCAAGCCGTTCCGCGAATACGGCCAGCACCGCGAGCTTGTGGAGATGTCCGACCGGGGCTGGGATCTCGGCGAGCCCGTTCGCGAGGAGCTGCACCTGTTCTATCCGCAGGAGCGGATCGTCGAGGCGCATATCGTCCCGATTCCCGGCAACGACGGGACCGGAGCCGGCGCGGGTCTGTTGATCGTGCTGCACGATATTACCGCGATCCGCAAGCTGGAGAAAATGCGGAGCGAATTCGTCGCGAACGTGTCGCACGAGCTCAAGACGCCGCTGGCGGCCGTCAAAGGGTTCGCCGAGACGCTGCTGGCGGGAGCGATGGACGACCGGGAGACGGCGAGGTCGTTCCTGCAGATCATATACGACGAGAGCGAACGGCTGAACCGGCTGATCGGCGATATCCTCGATCTGTCCAAGATCGAATCGAAGCGGGTGCAGATGCGGTTTTCCCCGGTGCATCTGGACAGCTTCGTTGAGAAGATGCTCGATATGATGCGGTCGGCGGCCGAGGAGAAGAAGATCGCGCTCGTCAGCAATACGGGGCACGATCTGTACGTCGAAGCGGACGAAGATCGGCTGCAGCAAATTTTGCTCAATCTGATCTCGAACGGGATAAACTATACGCAAGAGGGCGGCCGCGTGACGGTATCCGTCGAGCCGGCGGGCGAAGCCGAAGCGGACGGGGAATACGAACGGATACGGATTACCGTCGAGGACACGGGCATCGGCATCCCGAAGAAGGACCTGCCGCGGATATTCGAGCGGTTCTACCGCGTGGACAAGGCCCGTTCCCGCAGTTCCGGCGGAACTGGCCTCGGCCTGTCGATCGTCAAGCATCTGGTTGACCTGCACCACGGCACGATCCGTGTCGAGAGCGAGCTTGGCGTAGGCTCGAAGTTTATTATAGAGCTCCCCGTCGTGCATGCTTGA
- a CDS encoding bile acid:sodium symporter family protein has protein sequence MDTKQPWGLRFNDAFEKYLFLITPASLMLGFLFYPVFDGFVSWVPWLFAFITFTMGMGVGLKQFREVARMPLSGLLLFALIHVLAPLAAYWGGNALFGEGSPFVVGLVLFTVIPLGVSSVIWIGMSGGGVAFALSMIVIDSALSPVVVPFLIEYFFGTTLEFDKVGVMIDMLKIIVVPTLLGVLVYELSRGRAKPAAAPYILPVSKLAFSAVIVINAAAIAPYAFDLKSHLLKLVPACVGLVLFCYATGALFARLRSRDRGYVMTFSYLSGMRNISLGIVLALSYFEPLAAVPVVLSILIQQPAATVAQVVFRRLGWTRKESSTV, from the coding sequence ATGGATACCAAACAACCCTGGGGCCTGCGGTTCAACGACGCGTTCGAGAAATATTTGTTTCTCATCACCCCGGCATCGTTGATGCTCGGGTTTCTTTTTTATCCGGTGTTCGACGGGTTTGTCTCCTGGGTGCCGTGGCTGTTCGCCTTCATTACGTTTACGATGGGCATGGGCGTCGGCCTGAAGCAATTCCGCGAGGTCGCCCGCATGCCCTTGTCCGGACTGCTGCTGTTCGCGCTGATCCACGTCCTCGCCCCGCTGGCCGCTTACTGGGGCGGGAACGCCCTGTTCGGGGAGGGGTCGCCGTTTGTCGTCGGACTCGTGCTGTTTACGGTTATTCCGCTGGGCGTCTCCTCCGTCATCTGGATCGGCATGTCGGGAGGCGGCGTCGCGTTCGCCCTGTCCATGATCGTGATCGATTCGGCGCTAAGCCCGGTCGTCGTGCCGTTCCTGATCGAATACTTCTTCGGCACGACGCTGGAGTTCGACAAGGTCGGCGTCATGATCGACATGCTGAAAATCATCGTCGTGCCGACGCTGCTGGGCGTGCTGGTTTACGAGCTGTCGCGGGGCCGGGCGAAGCCGGCCGCGGCGCCGTATATCCTGCCGGTCTCGAAATTGGCCTTTAGCGCGGTGATCGTCATTAACGCGGCGGCGATCGCCCCGTACGCCTTCGACTTGAAATCCCATCTGCTGAAGCTCGTTCCCGCGTGTGTCGGTCTTGTCCTGTTCTGCTACGCGACCGGCGCGCTGTTCGCCCGGCTGCGGTCGCGCGACCGCGGCTACGTGATGACCTTCTCGTATTTGAGCGGGATGCGGAATATATCGCTGGGCATCGTGCTCGCACTCTCTTACTTCGAGCCGCTGGCGGCGGTGCCGGTCGTGCTGTCGATTCTCATCCAGCAGCCGGCGGCAACCGTCGCGCAGGTCGTGTTCCGAAGGCTGGGCTGGACGCGCAAGGAATCGTCGACGGTCTGA
- a CDS encoding fumarate hydratase: MNQFRQSMYDLIVETSTNLPADVRKAIKAAQEQEDAGTRSALSLSTIATNIEMAECNVSPICQDTGMPTFIIHTPVGANQIQMKKDILEAVSLATKHGKLRSNSVDSLTGKNSGDNLGPGTPVIHFEQWERDEIDVRLILKGGGCENKNIQYSLPCELEGLGKAGRDLDGIRKCILHAVYQAQGQGCSAGFIGVGIGGDRTTGYELAKKQLFREVDDVNEIPELAQLEEYIMKAANQLGIGTMGFGGQVTLLGCKIGVMNRLPASFFVSVAYNCWAFRRQGVVIDPATGAITKWIYKSGSEEPMKRPAQKPETAVAQGGERREVVLTAPITEEQIRSLRVGDVVILNGPMFTGRDALHKYLMDHDSPVDLNGHVIYHCGPVMLKDENGEWHVKAAGPTTSIREEPYQGDILKKFGIRAVVGKGGMGAKTLKALSEHGAVYLNAIGGAAQYYAECIKKVNGVDFLEFGIPEAMWHLEVEGFAAIVTMDSHGNSLHADVERDSLGKLEQFKEPVFK; encoded by the coding sequence ATGAATCAGTTCCGGCAAAGCATGTACGACCTGATCGTAGAGACGTCGACGAATCTGCCCGCGGACGTGCGCAAAGCGATCAAAGCCGCCCAGGAGCAGGAGGACGCCGGCACGCGTTCCGCGTTGTCCCTGTCCACGATCGCCACGAATATCGAGATGGCTGAATGCAACGTTTCTCCGATCTGCCAGGATACCGGCATGCCTACTTTCATCATCCATACGCCGGTCGGCGCCAACCAGATTCAGATGAAAAAAGATATTCTCGAAGCCGTCAGCCTCGCCACGAAACACGGCAAGCTCCGCTCGAACTCGGTCGATTCGCTGACCGGGAAGAACAGCGGCGACAACCTCGGTCCCGGCACGCCGGTCATTCACTTCGAACAGTGGGAACGCGACGAGATCGACGTTCGCCTTATCCTGAAGGGCGGCGGCTGCGAGAACAAAAACATTCAATACAGCCTGCCGTGCGAGCTTGAAGGACTCGGCAAGGCCGGACGCGACCTCGACGGCATCCGCAAATGCATTCTGCACGCGGTCTACCAGGCGCAGGGCCAAGGCTGCAGCGCCGGGTTCATCGGCGTCGGCATCGGCGGAGACCGCACGACCGGCTACGAGCTGGCCAAAAAGCAGTTGTTCCGCGAAGTGGATGACGTCAACGAGATTCCGGAGCTGGCGCAGCTTGAAGAATACATCATGAAAGCGGCGAATCAACTGGGGATCGGCACGATGGGCTTCGGCGGCCAAGTGACGCTGCTCGGCTGCAAAATCGGCGTGATGAACCGATTGCCGGCAAGCTTCTTCGTCTCCGTGGCGTACAACTGCTGGGCCTTCCGCCGTCAAGGCGTCGTCATCGATCCGGCGACGGGAGCGATCACCAAGTGGATCTATAAGTCCGGCAGCGAAGAACCGATGAAACGACCGGCGCAAAAACCGGAGACGGCGGTTGCGCAAGGCGGCGAGCGCCGCGAGGTCGTGCTGACCGCGCCGATCACCGAAGAGCAGATCCGCTCTCTGCGCGTGGGCGACGTCGTGATCCTGAACGGACCGATGTTCACGGGACGTGACGCTCTGCACAAATATCTGATGGATCACGACTCGCCGGTCGATCTGAACGGTCATGTCATCTATCACTGCGGTCCTGTCATGCTCAAGGACGAAAACGGCGAATGGCACGTCAAAGCGGCCGGACCGACGACGAGCATCCGCGAAGAGCCGTACCAGGGCGATATCCTGAAGAAGTTCGGCATTCGCGCCGTCGTCGGCAAAGGCGGCATGGGCGCCAAGACGCTGAAGGCGCTCAGCGAGCACGGAGCCGTCTATTTGAACGCGATCGGCGGAGCGGCGCAATATTACGCCGAGTGCATCAAGAAGGTCAACGGAGTCGACTTCTTGGAATTCGGCATTCCGGAGGCGATGTGGCATCTGGAGGTCGAAGGCTTCGCCGCGATCGTAACGATGGATTCGCACGGCAACAGCCTGCACGCCGATGTGGAGCGCGATTCCCTCGGCAAGCTGGAGCAATTCAAGGAGCCTGTGTTTAAATAA
- a CDS encoding polysaccharide deacetylase family protein, whose protein sequence is MPKWLLQATAGIAALALLFQPAMPRAKKAELYHDQVAVLIYHLVDDEQRGPVTISPALLRDQLSFLKERGFHFITHRQFREFLDGGTVPNNAVLVTFDDGYDSYGAHAMPIMKELGVPAVNFVITETLDHPLQGNLRFLDRSGLAKTADETRGYEIQCHTHALHAKGPKGPLLATRLTDVRTGAEESDRDYENRIAQDALRCRREINSVVPASVDAIAYPFGAFDERSIPVLRDAGYRYGYTVVPEMADRSVDRMQIPRINAGSPYVSPRRLYNAILKSVYEIGDPDRLLPLDLVARDVGFEMHDDPRTNTVELVWNKRHYRLNGDARKVELADGQAAMEMSDKIEKRGKHVYIRKNDLQHMLGKRVEYMVNLRRYAVLQTPPQEGPEPQTGPTLAVQGGL, encoded by the coding sequence ATGCCGAAATGGTTGCTTCAAGCGACAGCGGGAATAGCGGCTCTGGCGCTGCTTTTCCAGCCGGCCATGCCCCGCGCGAAAAAGGCCGAACTCTATCATGACCAGGTAGCCGTCCTGATCTATCATCTCGTGGATGACGAACAGCGGGGACCTGTCACCATATCGCCGGCCCTGCTGCGCGATCAACTGAGTTTTCTGAAGGAGCGCGGGTTCCATTTCATTACCCACCGCCAGTTCCGCGAATTTCTGGACGGCGGTACCGTGCCGAACAACGCCGTTCTGGTCACGTTCGACGACGGGTACGACAGCTATGGCGCGCATGCGATGCCGATCATGAAGGAGCTGGGGGTGCCCGCCGTCAATTTCGTCATAACGGAGACGCTGGATCACCCGTTGCAAGGCAATCTCCGTTTTTTGGACCGCAGCGGTCTGGCGAAGACGGCCGACGAAACCCGCGGCTACGAGATCCAATGCCACACGCACGCGCTTCACGCCAAAGGCCCCAAAGGGCCGCTGCTTGCGACCCGGTTGACCGACGTCCGGACGGGAGCGGAAGAGTCCGATCGCGATTACGAGAACCGGATCGCCCAGGATGCGCTGCGGTGCCGCCGGGAGATCAACAGCGTCGTTCCGGCTTCCGTGGACGCCATCGCCTACCCGTTCGGCGCATTTGACGAACGGTCCATCCCCGTCTTGCGGGATGCGGGCTACCGCTACGGCTATACGGTCGTGCCGGAGATGGCGGACCGTTCGGTCGACCGGATGCAGATCCCCCGGATCAACGCCGGTTCGCCTTACGTCAGTCCGCGCCGGTTGTATAACGCGATCTTGAAGAGCGTCTACGAGATCGGCGACCCGGACCGCCTGCTGCCGCTGGACCTCGTCGCCCGCGACGTCGGCTTCGAAATGCATGACGACCCGCGGACGAACACGGTGGAGCTTGTCTGGAACAAGCGGCATTACCGCCTGAACGGGGATGCGCGGAAGGTGGAACTTGCGGACGGTCAAGCCGCAATGGAGATGTCGGACAAAATCGAAAAACGCGGCAAGCATGTGTATATCCGGAAAAATGATCTCCAGCATATGCTGGGAAAACGCGTGGAATATATGGTTAATCTCCGTCGCTACGCCGTGCTCCAGACGCCTCCGCAGGAAGGTCCGGAGCCGCAGACCGGACCAACCCTCGCGGTGCAAGGAGGACTTTGA
- the yfbR gene encoding 5'-deoxynucleotidase, producing the protein MNSPFFAYMYRLRYIKRWSLMRSVNRENVAEHSYQVALLAHALCTIGNTHFGRSYPTERIVVQALFHDATEVITGDIPTPVKHHNREILRNFREIERLAGERLVNMVPPSLKPVYEPLVSGDGLDEQSRRVLKAADSLDAYLKCVIEQSAGNPEFAAAQRQIEQAMKEMAMPELDYFLRELAPAFAMTLDEMAQLEDEE; encoded by the coding sequence GTGAACTCGCCTTTTTTCGCCTATATGTACCGTTTGCGCTATATCAAGCGCTGGAGCCTCATGCGCAGCGTGAACCGAGAGAACGTCGCGGAGCATTCCTACCAGGTGGCGCTGCTCGCGCATGCCTTGTGCACGATCGGCAATACGCATTTCGGCCGTTCGTACCCAACGGAGCGGATCGTCGTCCAGGCGCTCTTCCACGATGCGACGGAAGTCATCACCGGCGATATCCCGACGCCGGTCAAGCATCATAACCGGGAGATTCTGCGGAACTTCCGCGAGATCGAACGGCTTGCCGGAGAGCGCCTCGTGAATATGGTTCCCCCTTCGCTCAAGCCGGTGTACGAACCGCTGGTAAGCGGCGACGGGCTCGACGAGCAGTCCAGGCGCGTGTTGAAGGCGGCGGATTCGCTCGACGCGTATCTCAAGTGCGTCATCGAGCAATCAGCGGGCAATCCGGAGTTTGCCGCCGCCCAGCGTCAAATCGAACAGGCGATGAAAGAGATGGCGATGCCGGAGCTGGACTACTTTTTGCGCGAGCTAGCTCCCGCTTTTGCGATGACGCTGGACGAGATGGCGCAATTGGAGGACGAGGAATAG
- a CDS encoding flavodoxin, with product MAKVLVVYASMTGNTEEMAEAIVDGLKESGAEIVLKSVLDANASEMAHYDGILLGAYTWGDGELPDEFLDFYEEMDEVSLEGRKAAAFGSADSSYPLFGAAVDILTAKLKQIGAEIAMEGLKIELCPSEDEKEHCRAYGRKFAEKLA from the coding sequence TTGGCAAAAGTGCTAGTGGTATATGCCAGCATGACGGGCAACACGGAGGAGATGGCGGAAGCGATCGTCGACGGACTGAAAGAGTCGGGGGCGGAGATTGTCCTGAAGTCGGTTCTGGACGCGAATGCTTCGGAAATGGCTCATTACGACGGCATCCTGTTGGGGGCCTATACATGGGGAGACGGCGAGCTGCCCGACGAATTTCTCGATTTCTACGAAGAGATGGATGAAGTCTCGCTGGAGGGGCGCAAAGCAGCTGCCTTCGGTTCGGCCGACTCCTCGTATCCGCTGTTCGGAGCGGCTGTCGACATCCTCACGGCCAAGCTGAAGCAGATCGGGGCGGAGATTGCGATGGAGGGGTTGAAGATCGAATTGTGCCCGTCCGAAGACGAGAAGGAGCATTGCCGGGCTTACGGGCGCAAGTTCGCCGAGAAACTCGCATGA